A stretch of bacterium DNA encodes these proteins:
- a CDS encoding LLM class F420-dependent oxidoreductase, giving the protein MRVGVIFPQTEIGADPRVVADFARAAEETGYQYLVAYDHVLGVVPRAEGWIGYTHRDMFHEPFVLFGYLAAITHRLELVSGILVLPQRQTAVVAKQAAEVDLLSGGRLRLGVGVGWNEAEFEAVGEDFRTRGARIEEQVAVLRALWTQDVVTFHGRWHRIVQAGINPLPVQRPIPIWMGG; this is encoded by the coding sequence ATGAGAGTCGGTGTCATCTTCCCCCAGACCGAAATCGGCGCAGATCCGCGTGTGGTGGCCGATTTCGCCCGAGCGGCTGAAGAAACCGGGTACCAGTATCTCGTCGCCTACGATCACGTCCTCGGGGTTGTCCCACGCGCCGAGGGATGGATTGGATATACGCATCGCGACATGTTCCACGAGCCGTTCGTGCTGTTTGGGTACCTGGCGGCCATCACCCACCGCCTCGAACTGGTCAGCGGCATCCTCGTGCTGCCCCAGCGGCAGACGGCGGTGGTCGCCAAACAGGCGGCTGAGGTGGATCTGCTGAGCGGCGGGCGCCTCAGGCTTGGCGTGGGCGTGGGGTGGAACGAGGCGGAGTTCGAGGCGGTGGGGGAGGATTTTCGTACGCGGGGAGCGCGCATCGAAGAGCAGGTGGCGGTGCTGCGGGCCCTGTGGACCCAGGACGTTGTGACGTTTCACGGACGCTGGCATCGGATCGTCCAGGCCGGAATAAACCCGCTGCCCGTGCAGCGCCCAATCCCCATCTGGATGGGGGGGTGA